In Microcoleus sp. FACHB-831, one genomic interval encodes:
- the larB gene encoding nickel pincer cofactor biosynthesis protein LarB — MTDNQSLQSLLEGVAAGSISADVALEKLKHFAYEPVEDFAKIDHHRRLRTGFPEVIWGPGKTPDQIAQIMEVMRSRNSVVMATRITPDVYAQLEQKVPGIQYYSSARICAIAPGEITPQYPGTIGILSAGTADLPVAEEAALVAELSGFRVQRLWDVGVAGIHRLLSNRHVIDSADVLIVVAGMEGALPSVVAGLADCPVIAVPTSVGYGASFGGLAPLLTMLNSCAAGVGVVNIDNGFGAAILAGQILRTAYKLNSSFENKSE, encoded by the coding sequence ATGACCGATAACCAATCTTTGCAGTCGTTACTTGAAGGTGTTGCCGCTGGTAGTATTAGCGCAGATGTAGCGTTAGAAAAGCTTAAGCATTTTGCTTATGAGCCAGTGGAAGATTTTGCTAAAATTGACCACCATCGCCGCCTGCGTACTGGATTCCCAGAGGTGATTTGGGGGCCAGGAAAGACGCCAGATCAAATTGCCCAGATTATGGAAGTGATGCGATCGCGCAACTCTGTTGTTATGGCTACGCGCATTACTCCTGATGTCTATGCCCAGCTAGAACAAAAAGTCCCTGGCATCCAATATTACTCCTCGGCTCGTATATGCGCGATCGCCCCAGGTGAAATTACACCGCAATATCCCGGAACGATTGGCATCCTTTCGGCTGGTACTGCCGATTTGCCAGTTGCAGAGGAGGCTGCTTTAGTAGCAGAACTATCCGGCTTCCGGGTACAGCGTCTGTGGGATGTTGGCGTTGCTGGTATCCACCGCTTGCTGAGTAACCGCCACGTTATAGACTCGGCTGATGTGCTGATTGTCGTCGCCGGGATGGAAGGCGCTTTACCCAGCGTTGTGGCTGGATTAGCCGATTGTCCAGTTATCGCCGTTCCCACCAGTGTCGGCTATGGCGCGAGTTTTGGTGGCCTTGCTCCTCTATTAACAATGCTTAATTCTTGCGCGGCGGGTGTCGGCGTGGTGAATATCGACAATGGTTTTGGTGCGGCGATTTTAGCTGGACAAATCTTGAGGACTGCGTACAAGCTGAATTCCTCGTTTGAGAATAAGTCAGAATAA
- a CDS encoding ABC transporter substrate-binding protein: MKIFSIVTSNYRRCLAVLLAFTSAIALTSCNPTQLKSKAASVSQIVVSILSDPKTFNYPLNQESPNIFGLTYEGLITENGRGEIEPALAQSWKISPDKKSIVFTLREGLKWSDGEPLTVDDVVFTYNDIYLNEEIPTDARDILRIGKSRALPGVRKLDELRVEFTIPEPFAPFLRTSGLPILPAHALQKAVKTKNKDGKPIFLTTWGIDTPPEKIIFNGSYVLENYTTSERVSFRRNPNYWRKDSNGNPQPYIERLVWQIVESTDTSFLQFRSGGLDSLGVSPDFFSLLKREEKRGKFTVYNGGPASGTTFISFNQNKGQRNGKPLVDPIKSRWFNTPAFRQAVAYALDRQRMINNIFRGLGELQNSPLSVQSPYYISPKEGLKVYDYNPEKAKELLLGAGFKYNDQGQLFDDQGNRVSFSLITNAGNKIREAMGSQVMQDLGKIGIQVDFNPIAFGVLVDKLSNSLDWECYLLGFTGGVEPNDGANAWSPEGGLHSFNQKPQKGQQPITGREVADWEQKIGDLYIQAAGELDEAKRKAIYAQTQQITQEYLPAIYLVNPLAMSAVRDRIQGIEYSALNGALWNIHELKLTE, from the coding sequence ATGAAAATATTTTCTATTGTTACCTCTAATTATCGTCGGTGTTTGGCTGTGTTACTGGCTTTCACAAGCGCGATCGCTCTCACATCCTGCAACCCCACCCAATTAAAAAGCAAGGCAGCAAGTGTCTCACAAATAGTTGTTAGCATTCTGAGCGACCCCAAGACCTTTAACTATCCCCTCAATCAGGAATCTCCCAACATTTTTGGTCTTACATACGAAGGTCTAATTACAGAAAATGGGCGCGGTGAGATTGAGCCTGCACTAGCGCAATCCTGGAAAATTTCTCCTGATAAAAAAAGCATTGTTTTTACCCTTAGAGAAGGGCTTAAATGGTCAGATGGCGAACCGCTAACAGTGGACGATGTGGTTTTTACCTATAACGATATCTACCTCAACGAAGAAATTCCTACTGATGCCAGAGACATCCTTCGTATTGGGAAGAGTCGCGCCTTGCCTGGTGTGCGTAAACTCGACGAGCTGCGAGTAGAATTTACCATACCCGAGCCTTTTGCCCCCTTCCTACGCACCTCTGGTCTGCCAATATTACCTGCTCATGCACTGCAAAAAGCAGTCAAGACAAAAAATAAAGATGGTAAGCCCATATTTCTAACAACTTGGGGCATCGATACACCCCCCGAAAAAATTATCTTTAATGGCTCCTATGTATTAGAAAACTACACCACTAGCGAGCGCGTGAGCTTCCGGCGCAATCCTAATTACTGGCGCAAAGATAGCAACGGAAACCCGCAGCCTTACATCGAGCGCCTGGTTTGGCAAATTGTTGAATCTACTGATACCTCTTTCCTACAATTTCGCTCCGGGGGGCTAGATTCTCTGGGGGTTTCTCCTGACTTTTTTAGCCTGCTGAAACGCGAAGAAAAGCGGGGTAAGTTTACTGTTTACAACGGTGGCCCTGCTTCAGGCACGACGTTTATTTCCTTTAATCAAAATAAAGGCCAAAGGAACGGAAAACCCCTGGTAGACCCTATTAAATCGCGCTGGTTCAATACACCAGCATTTAGGCAAGCAGTTGCTTATGCACTTGACCGCCAGCGAATGATTAATAATATCTTTAGAGGTCTGGGCGAATTGCAAAATTCACCTCTTTCGGTGCAAAGTCCCTATTACATTTCACCCAAAGAGGGTTTAAAAGTTTATGACTACAACCCTGAAAAAGCTAAGGAATTACTCTTAGGGGCGGGATTTAAATACAATGACCAAGGACAGTTGTTCGATGACCAAGGCAACCGCGTCAGTTTTAGCCTAATCACAAATGCTGGTAACAAAATCCGCGAAGCGATGGGTTCGCAGGTTATGCAAGATTTGGGCAAAATCGGCATACAAGTGGATTTCAACCCCATTGCTTTTGGCGTTCTAGTAGATAAGCTTTCTAACTCTTTGGATTGGGAATGTTATCTGTTAGGATTTACTGGCGGCGTAGAACCGAATGATGGTGCTAATGCCTGGTCGCCTGAAGGTGGGTTGCACAGCTTCAATCAGAAGCCACAAAAAGGACAGCAACCTATAACTGGTCGAGAGGTAGCAGACTGGGAGCAGAAAATTGGGGATCTTTATATTCAAGCTGCGGGGGAGTTGGACGAAGCGAAGCGTAAGGCTATTTATGCCCAGACGCAGCAGATTACGCAAGAGTATTTACCTGCGATCTATCTGGTTAATCCACTTGCGATGTCAGCGGTGCGCGATCGCATTCAAGGCATTGAATACTCGGCACTTAACGGTGCATTATGGAACATTCACGAATTGAAATTAACTGAGTAG
- a CDS encoding DUF1517 domain-containing protein, protein MLGKLNLKFFWAFFIFCLVNQVNIQLPNSNLEQASLTTSDAAYAKGRSSGGRSGGGSFSSGGSKSSGSSSGSSSGSRSSGSSSGSSSGSRSTPTYIYNSGSNSTTTISTTNNEGSDLIMWIIVGLVVGLILCFLISATVVEMQADNSSSESSNREIENDIVTVSKLQVALLAQAREIQAKLTEISLSADTDTSEGLFLLMQESILALLRSPENWTHVLASSQIVKSKHEAQTIFNQLSVEERSKFSAETLVNVKGMVRKEQPVIAAPDTDPAAYIVVTLLVGTANDDPLFEEVRTSSQLKQALEKIAAIPANYLLVFELLWSPQAETDSLTYDQLLTEYTDMVQI, encoded by the coding sequence ATGCTGGGAAAATTAAACTTGAAATTCTTCTGGGCGTTTTTTATTTTTTGCTTAGTTAACCAAGTCAATATTCAACTGCCAAATAGTAACTTAGAGCAAGCATCGCTCACCACCAGCGATGCTGCCTACGCTAAGGGAAGAAGTAGCGGCGGGCGTAGCGGTGGCGGCTCGTTTAGTAGTGGTGGTTCTAAGTCGTCCGGTTCTAGTTCTGGCAGCAGTAGTGGTTCTAGGTCATCAGGTTCTAGTTCTGGCAGCAGCAGTGGTTCTAGATCAACCCCTACCTATATTTATAATTCTGGTTCTAATTCGACAACAACAATTTCCACCACAAACAATGAAGGTTCTGATTTGATTATGTGGATAATTGTTGGTTTGGTTGTAGGGTTGATATTGTGTTTTCTAATCAGCGCTACAGTTGTCGAAATGCAGGCAGATAATAGTTCGAGTGAAAGTAGCAATCGAGAAATAGAAAACGACATTGTTACTGTTAGCAAGCTGCAAGTAGCTCTGCTAGCACAAGCCAGGGAAATTCAAGCGAAGCTGACTGAAATTAGCCTCAGCGCTGATACCGACACATCGGAGGGGCTGTTTCTGCTGATGCAAGAATCGATACTAGCACTGCTGCGATCGCCTGAAAACTGGACTCATGTTTTAGCAAGCTCACAAATAGTTAAAAGTAAACATGAAGCCCAGACAATTTTTAACCAACTGTCTGTAGAAGAACGCAGCAAATTTAGTGCCGAAACCCTGGTTAATGTTAAGGGGATGGTAAGAAAAGAGCAACCAGTTATTGCCGCTCCCGATACAGATCCGGCTGCTTACATTGTGGTGACGCTGCTAGTGGGCACTGCTAACGACGATCCACTTTTTGAGGAAGTTCGCACATCATCGCAATTAAAACAAGCACTGGAGAAAATTGCTGCCATTCCAGCCAACTATCTGCTAGTTTTTGAGCTATTGTGGAGTCCCCAAGCAGAAACAGACAGCCTCACCTACGATCAGCTCCTGACTGAGTATACTGACATGGTGCAGATTTAA
- the trmD gene encoding tRNA (guanosine(37)-N1)-methyltransferase TrmD, with protein sequence MQFDVITLFPDFFTSPLSSGLLGKALARQIASVNLVNPRDFTTDKHHKVDDEPYGGGVGMLMKPEPIFAAVESLPVLKRREVILMTPQGETMNQPLFRELATSFDQLVIICGHYEGVDERVLNLVTREVSLGDFVLTCGEIPALALINGVVRLIPGTVGKEESLKAESFEAGLLDYPQYTRPPSFRGWKVPDVLLSGNHGAIAQWRREQQIQRTRDRRLDLYEDWLKNSDSPSE encoded by the coding sequence GTGCAATTTGATGTCATCACGCTATTTCCAGATTTTTTTACTTCTCCTTTGAGTTCAGGGCTGTTGGGTAAGGCGCTAGCGCGTCAGATTGCCTCTGTGAATCTGGTTAATCCCCGCGACTTTACAACCGATAAACACCATAAAGTAGATGATGAACCCTATGGTGGCGGGGTGGGGATGCTGATGAAGCCAGAGCCGATTTTTGCGGCTGTGGAATCCCTCCCAGTTTTAAAGCGGCGAGAGGTTATTTTAATGACGCCGCAGGGTGAAACTATGAATCAGCCACTCTTTCGAGAATTGGCGACAAGTTTCGATCAGTTGGTAATTATCTGCGGTCATTACGAAGGCGTAGATGAGCGAGTGTTAAATTTAGTTACCCGCGAGGTATCTTTAGGAGATTTTGTTCTCACCTGTGGAGAAATTCCGGCGCTGGCGCTGATTAATGGTGTTGTGCGGTTAATTCCGGGGACGGTGGGAAAGGAAGAATCGCTCAAAGCAGAGAGTTTTGAGGCGGGGTTGTTGGACTATCCGCAGTACACCCGTCCGCCCAGCTTTAGGGGATGGAAAGTGCCTGATGTGTTGCTGTCGGGTAATCATGGAGCGATCGCGCAATGGCGGCGGGAACAACAAATACAGAGAACGCGCGATCGCCGTCTCGATCTGTATGAAGATTGGTTGAAAAATTCTGACTCCCCATCTGAATAG
- a CDS encoding cyanophycinase, with protein MMQLESQSLVQRMPQSTKTAILVIGGAEDKVHGREILHTFFGRAGSLESRIAIIPSASREPAVLGERYRSIFQEMGCVEAKVLDIREREQSSDPEMQDYIKGCTGVFLTGGDQLRLCGLLADTPLMEKLRMRAQTGEITLAGTSAGAAVMGHHMIAGGGSGESPNRSLVDMATGLGIIPEVIVDQHFHNRNRMGRLMSAIAAHPDRLGIGIDEDTCAMFEKDGQLKVMGKGLVTIIDAGEMSYTNQASVGATDPISIYNLRVHLLSHGDRYHFHQRVILPPD; from the coding sequence ATGATGCAGTTAGAATCTCAATCCTTAGTACAGAGGATGCCCCAATCTACAAAAACCGCCATCCTGGTTATTGGCGGAGCCGAAGACAAAGTTCACGGACGCGAGATCCTGCACACGTTTTTTGGTCGTGCTGGTTCGCTTGAGTCTCGTATTGCTATTATCCCATCTGCGTCGCGCGAGCCAGCCGTCTTGGGCGAACGTTACCGCAGTATTTTTCAAGAAATGGGATGCGTTGAAGCCAAGGTGCTAGACATCCGCGAACGAGAGCAGAGTTCCGACCCAGAAATGCAGGATTACATTAAAGGATGCACTGGGGTATTCCTGACAGGAGGCGATCAACTGCGACTGTGCGGGCTGCTAGCCGATACGCCTTTGATGGAAAAATTAAGGATGCGGGCGCAGACTGGTGAGATTACTCTGGCAGGCACAAGTGCTGGTGCGGCGGTCATGGGTCATCACATGATTGCTGGTGGGGGTAGCGGGGAGTCACCCAATCGTTCCCTAGTGGATATGGCAACGGGGCTAGGGATAATACCAGAAGTGATTGTCGATCAACACTTTCACAACCGCAATCGCATGGGGCGTTTAATGAGCGCGATCGCGGCTCATCCAGATAGGCTGGGCATTGGCATAGACGAAGATACCTGTGCAATGTTTGAAAAAGATGGCCAACTAAAGGTGATGGGAAAAGGACTGGTGACTATCATTGATGCAGGAGAAATGTCCTACACCAACCAGGCATCTGTAGGAGCCACCGACCCAATCAGTATTTACAATTTACGAGTGCATCTTCTCAGTCATGGCGATCGCTATCATTTCCACCAAAGGGTCATCTTGCCACCGGATTGA
- the cphA gene encoding cyanophycin synthetase, which produces MKILKIQTLRGANYWSIRRQKLVVMRLDLEDLADKPSNVIPGFYQGLVSVLPSLEEHFCSPGCRGGFLSRVQEGTMMGHIIEHVALELQELAGMNVGFGRTRETATPGIYQVVIEYLDEQAGRYAARAAVRLCQSIVNTGTYPKSDLDQDLEDLKQYWAAASLGPSTETLVKEAEARGIPWMALPARAMIQLGYGVYQKRVQATLTSNSGILGVELACDKEGTKKILRAAGVPVPRGTVIQYLDQLEEAIADVGGFPIVIKPLDGNHGRGITIDINSLQEAEAAYDAASAAAKTRSVIVERYYVGRDHRVLVINGKLVAVAERVPAHVVGDGKSTIAQLIEQTNSDPNRGEGHTNVLTKIALDRTSWQLLEKLGYTLETVLPLGQICYLRATANLSTGGSAVDRTDDVHPENVWLFERVAKIIGLDIAGIDVVTLDISKPVREVDGVIVEVNAAPGFRMHVAPSQGLARNVAAPVMEMLFPPGTPSRVPIISITGTNGKTTTTRLIAHIFKQTGKTIGYTTTDGTYIGDYMAEPGDNTGPQSANLILSDPTVEVAVLETARGGILRSGLAFDASDVGVVLNVAADHLGIGDIDTVEQMARLKSVVAEAVMPSGYAVLNADDPLVAAMAKSVKAQIAYFTMNPENELVRTHTRKGGLAAVYENGYLSILKGDWTLRIEQAVNVPLTMEGRAPFQIANALAASLTAFCQNVKIEEIRAGLDTFRASASQTPGRMNLFNLGRYHALVDYAHNAHSYEALGGFIRNWPGEKIGVVGGPGDRRDEDFVTLGKLSATMFDRIIVKEDEDKRGRPSGDAAKFIIEGINQEKPDCRYEAILNETEAVNTALDQAPEGSLVVILPESVTRAIALIESRRPVQEKTEPQSVKNPDSVKSSVAQTL; this is translated from the coding sequence ATGAAAATTTTAAAAATCCAGACATTACGCGGTGCTAATTACTGGAGCATTCGACGCCAAAAACTGGTAGTCATGCGTCTAGATTTAGAAGACCTGGCCGATAAACCATCGAACGTCATACCAGGCTTCTACCAAGGACTGGTTTCAGTCCTGCCGAGTCTGGAAGAACACTTCTGTTCCCCTGGCTGCCGGGGTGGTTTCTTAAGCAGGGTGCAGGAAGGAACCATGATGGGGCACATTATCGAACACGTAGCCCTAGAACTGCAAGAACTAGCGGGAATGAACGTCGGCTTCGGTCGCACGAGGGAAACCGCTACCCCAGGTATCTACCAAGTAGTCATCGAGTACCTGGACGAACAAGCAGGGCGTTATGCAGCAAGGGCAGCGGTGCGGCTGTGCCAGAGCATTGTCAATACTGGCACTTATCCCAAATCCGACCTAGATCAAGATTTAGAAGACTTGAAACAATACTGGGCAGCAGCATCCCTCGGCCCCAGTACAGAAACTCTTGTCAAAGAAGCAGAAGCACGAGGAATACCCTGGATGGCTTTGCCTGCAAGAGCCATGATTCAACTAGGGTATGGTGTTTACCAAAAGCGGGTTCAAGCCACTCTTACCAGCAACTCCGGCATCTTAGGCGTCGAGTTAGCCTGCGACAAAGAAGGCACAAAAAAAATCCTTCGCGCCGCTGGAGTACCCGTTCCTCGCGGTACTGTCATCCAGTATTTAGATCAACTCGAAGAAGCCATAGCAGATGTTGGCGGATTCCCAATAGTGATTAAACCCCTCGACGGCAATCACGGAAGGGGCATCACCATTGATATAAACAGCTTACAAGAAGCTGAAGCGGCTTACGATGCAGCCAGTGCAGCCGCAAAAACGCGATCTGTGATCGTGGAACGCTACTATGTCGGTCGCGACCACCGGGTACTGGTCATCAATGGCAAGCTAGTGGCAGTTGCCGAAAGAGTTCCAGCCCATGTAGTGGGAGATGGCAAGTCTACGATTGCTCAACTCATCGAACAAACCAATAGCGACCCAAATCGCGGCGAAGGACACACCAATGTCCTCACAAAAATAGCACTAGACCGCACCTCCTGGCAGCTTTTGGAAAAGTTAGGATACACCCTCGAAACAGTTCTACCACTGGGTCAAATTTGTTATCTGCGGGCAACTGCCAATCTCAGCACCGGGGGTAGTGCCGTCGATCGCACTGATGATGTGCATCCAGAAAATGTCTGGCTTTTTGAACGAGTAGCCAAAATTATTGGCCTGGATATCGCTGGAATTGATGTGGTAACGCTCGATATCAGCAAACCCGTGCGAGAAGTAGATGGCGTAATTGTTGAAGTAAACGCCGCCCCCGGATTCCGGATGCACGTTGCCCCCAGCCAAGGCTTGGCAAGAAATGTAGCAGCACCAGTAATGGAGATGCTATTCCCGCCAGGGACACCCAGCCGCGTTCCCATCATTTCCATAACCGGAACCAACGGCAAAACCACAACAACGCGACTGATTGCCCACATCTTTAAACAAACGGGCAAAACCATTGGCTACACTACAACCGATGGCACTTACATCGGCGATTACATGGCAGAACCAGGGGATAACACTGGCCCGCAAAGTGCGAACCTGATTCTTTCAGACCCAACTGTAGAAGTGGCAGTTTTGGAAACGGCGCGGGGCGGAATTTTGCGTTCTGGCTTGGCTTTTGATGCTTCTGATGTCGGTGTTGTCTTAAATGTCGCTGCGGATCACCTGGGAATTGGCGACATCGATACGGTTGAACAAATGGCTCGTCTTAAGAGTGTTGTAGCGGAAGCGGTGATGCCGAGTGGCTATGCCGTCCTCAATGCTGACGATCCTTTGGTGGCGGCTATGGCTAAGTCGGTGAAGGCGCAGATCGCTTATTTCACGATGAACCCGGAAAATGAGTTGGTGCGAACCCATACTCGCAAGGGTGGTTTGGCTGCGGTGTATGAGAATGGCTACCTATCGATCTTGAAGGGTGATTGGACGCTGCGGATCGAACAAGCGGTCAACGTGCCCCTGACAATGGAGGGTCGCGCACCGTTCCAGATTGCCAATGCCTTAGCTGCGAGTCTGACGGCGTTTTGCCAAAATGTGAAGATTGAGGAGATTCGCGCCGGGTTGGATACGTTCCGGGCTTCAGCGAGTCAGACGCCAGGACGGATGAATTTGTTTAATTTGGGCCGATATCACGCTTTAGTTGATTATGCTCACAATGCCCACAGTTACGAGGCTTTGGGCGGTTTTATCCGCAATTGGCCTGGTGAGAAAATTGGTGTTGTGGGTGGCCCTGGCGATCGCCGCGATGAAGATTTTGTCACTTTGGGCAAACTCTCGGCTACTATGTTCGACCGCATTATTGTCAAAGAAGATGAGGATAAGCGGGGGCGTCCTAGCGGCGATGCTGCTAAGTTCATCATCGAGGGAATTAATCAAGAAAAGCCCGATTGTCGGTATGAAGCGATACTCAATGAGACTGAGGCTGTGAATACTGCTCTTGACCAAGCGCCTGAAGGTAGTTTGGTGGTGATTTTGCCTGAAAGTGTCACTCGGGCGATCGCTCTAATTGAGTCACGCCGCCCAGTGCAAGAAAAAACCGAACCACAGTCTGTAAAAAACCCAGATAGCGTCAAGTCTTCTGTAGCGCAGACGCTCTAA
- a CDS encoding twin-arginine translocase TatA/TatE family subunit has translation MFGLGWPEVGIIAIAALVIFGPKKIPEMGSALGKTLRGFKEELGKPSEDANDENQHDK, from the coding sequence ATGTTTGGTTTAGGATGGCCAGAAGTGGGGATAATAGCGATCGCTGCCCTCGTGATTTTCGGCCCCAAGAAAATTCCTGAGATGGGCAGTGCGCTGGGCAAGACTTTACGCGGCTTTAAGGAAGAATTGGGTAAGCCAAGCGAAGACGCCAATGATGAAAATCAACATGACAAGTAA
- a CDS encoding phycocyanobilin:ferredoxin oxidoreductase: MLETSKPSLREQQHPLIHQLADCIEAVWHRHLELSPYELPADLGYVEGRLEGEKLTIENRCYQTPQFRKMHMELAKVGTMLDILHCVMFPRPEYGLPMFGCDIIGGRGQISAAIADLSPVSSDRTLPADYTSALKALPAPNFSQPRELPEWGDIFSEFCIFVRPGNSEEESQFLSRVEGFLDIHCQRAIAAQPLSPEQQERNLEGQRYYCTKQQQNDKTRRVLEKAFGAEWAENYMTTVLFDFV; encoded by the coding sequence ATGTTAGAAACTTCCAAGCCTTCTCTACGCGAACAGCAACACCCCCTAATTCACCAACTGGCTGATTGTATAGAAGCCGTTTGGCACCGACATCTGGAACTTTCACCATACGAACTCCCGGCTGATTTGGGCTATGTTGAAGGACGACTGGAAGGAGAAAAACTTACTATTGAAAATCGCTGCTACCAAACGCCACAATTCCGCAAAATGCACATGGAACTGGCGAAAGTAGGGACGATGCTGGATATTCTGCATTGCGTGATGTTTCCCCGTCCAGAATACGGACTGCCAATGTTTGGCTGCGATATAATCGGCGGACGGGGACAGATTAGCGCTGCGATCGCAGACCTTTCTCCTGTTAGCAGCGATCGCACTTTGCCAGCAGACTATACCTCTGCTCTCAAAGCACTACCAGCCCCCAATTTTTCGCAACCTCGCGAATTACCTGAATGGGGAGATATATTTTCCGAATTTTGTATCTTTGTTCGACCTGGTAATTCAGAGGAAGAAAGCCAATTTCTCTCCCGCGTTGAGGGATTTTTGGATATTCATTGTCAAAGAGCGATCGCAGCTCAACCCTTATCTCCAGAACAACAGGAGCGCAATCTAGAGGGTCAACGCTACTATTGCACCAAACAGCAGCAAAACGACAAAACCCGCCGCGTGCTAGAAAAAGCTTTTGGCGCGGAATGGGCAGAAAATTATATGACGACAGTGCTATTTGACTTCGTATAG
- a CDS encoding HlyD family efflux transporter periplasmic adaptor subunit: MGAEASKGKPFSTPFGRVAIALAVAAALGSTGILGYNIYVATKPAPPPAPAPTAPPILAVTALGRLEPQGEVVQLSAGASSLQGSSRVVELRSVEGDKVKAGQIVAVLDNRDRLQAALEKAKQQVKVAQADLAKVQAGAKAGEIAAQRADIARLQAQLQGEINTQQATIARLQAQLEGETKAQQAKLDRLQAQLIGEKKAQQAKLDRLQAQLIGEKKAQQAKIARLKAQLQGERKTQESTIARLQAPLRNAQTEFERYQQLYSQGAIEASRFDTKRLDLETATERLKEAQSILIQTVATTEEQINEAIATRNQTIDTVQQEINETRATRNQTIGTLQEQIKEAIATRNQTISTLQEQIKEAAATRTKTVDTLRQQINSAQETLNQIAEIRPVDVQAANAEIANAQSAVKQAQADLELAYVRAPVAGQILKIHTRPGETIGSKGIAEVGQTDQMFVVAEVYESDIGKVRIGQPATITSETNAFAGELKGTVSQIGLQIGKKDILATDPAADVDSRVVEVKIRLDADANRIVTGLTNSKVVAKISLGKS; this comes from the coding sequence ATGGGAGCAGAAGCGTCAAAGGGAAAACCATTTTCAACACCATTTGGGCGGGTGGCGATCGCCCTGGCAGTTGCTGCCGCACTAGGCAGCACTGGTATATTAGGCTACAACATCTATGTAGCAACAAAGCCAGCTCCACCGCCTGCACCAGCACCAACAGCGCCGCCAATACTTGCTGTAACCGCCTTGGGGCGTTTAGAACCGCAAGGAGAAGTGGTTCAACTGTCTGCTGGCGCAAGTTCGCTTCAGGGATCTTCCAGAGTAGTAGAACTGCGGAGCGTCGAGGGGGATAAAGTCAAGGCAGGTCAAATTGTAGCTGTTTTAGACAACCGCGATCGCTTGCAAGCTGCCTTGGAAAAAGCCAAACAACAAGTCAAAGTCGCCCAAGCAGATCTAGCCAAAGTCCAAGCTGGTGCAAAAGCTGGAGAAATTGCCGCTCAGAGAGCCGATATCGCCCGCCTGCAAGCCCAATTGCAAGGGGAAATTAACACCCAACAGGCGACAATTGCCCGTCTGCAAGCTCAACTAGAAGGCGAAACTAAAGCTCAACAAGCAAAGCTCGACCGCCTACAAGCTCAACTAATAGGTGAAAAGAAAGCTCAACAAGCAAAGCTAGATCGCCTACAAGCTCAATTAATAGGCGAAAAGAAAGCTCAACAAGCAAAGATTGCTCGACTCAAGGCTCAACTACAAGGCGAAAGGAAAACTCAAGAATCAACAATCGCTCGTTTACAAGCCCCCTTGCGTAATGCCCAAACAGAGTTCGAGCGCTATCAGCAACTATACAGTCAAGGTGCTATTGAAGCCTCTAGATTTGACACCAAGCGTCTAGATTTGGAAACAGCTACAGAGAGATTGAAAGAAGCACAATCAATCCTTATACAGACTGTTGCTACTACCGAAGAACAAATCAACGAAGCCATAGCTACCCGCAACCAAACCATAGACACCGTACAACAGGAAATCAACGAGACCAGAGCTACTCGCAACCAGACTATAGGTACTTTACAAGAGCAAATCAAAGAAGCCATAGCTACCCGCAACCAAACCATAAGCACCCTGCAAGAGCAAATCAAAGAAGCCGCAGCAACCAGAACTAAAACAGTGGACACCTTGCGGCAGCAAATCAACTCTGCCCAAGAAACTCTGAACCAGATTGCTGAAATCCGTCCTGTAGATGTGCAAGCAGCTAATGCCGAAATAGCCAATGCTCAATCCGCAGTCAAACAAGCGCAAGCAGACTTGGAATTGGCTTATGTTCGCGCTCCCGTTGCAGGGCAAATTTTGAAAATTCATACTCGTCCTGGAGAAACTATAGGCAGCAAGGGAATTGCTGAAGTAGGGCAAACTGACCAAATGTTTGTTGTGGCAGAAGTCTATGAAAGCGATATTGGCAAAGTGCGAATAGGTCAGCCAGCTACTATTACCAGCGAAACTAATGCTTTTGCTGGCGAACTCAAGGGAACTGTCAGCCAAATTGGATTGCAAATTGGTAAAAAAGATATCTTGGCGACTGACCCAGCAGCAGATGTAGATTCCAGAGTTGTGGAAGTAAAGATCCGCCTAGATGCAGACGCTAACCGCATAGTTACGGGTTTAACAAACTCAAAAGTGGTAGCAAAAATCTCTCTTGGCAAGAGCTAG